Proteins from a single region of Abyssalbus ytuae:
- a CDS encoding thioredoxin domain-containing protein produces the protein MYTNDLINETSPYLLQHAHNPVNWKPWNDDTLLLAQNENKLILISVGYAACHWCHVMEKETFENEEAAGVMNNFFINIKVDREERPDVDQIYMNAVQIMTGTGGWPMNVIALPDGRPFWGGTYFKKEKWIDILKQISEIYKKDPEKIIEYANNLEQGLKRISLAEKNNTENDFSIEEIENSVNNWSQYFDYNYGGNNRAPKFMMPVTLDFLLKYSHATKNENISAYVFNTLTKIAFGGVYDHIGGGFARYSIDIKWHVPHFEKMLYDNAQLVSVYSKAYSLSKNTLYKTIVKETLEFVERELMSDNYIFYSSLDADSLTLKNELKEGAFYVWKKDELKNLLGKNYNLFKVYYNINDFGYWEENNYVLIRNKTEEELATEHALPVQELQAIISECKSILFKERLKRSKPGLDDKSLTSWNALMLKGYLDAYKAFADERYLEIALKNADFIIRKQIKENGGLLHNYKKGKSTINGFLEDYSTVIDAFITLHEATLDEKWLKLAKNLTNYCFDYFFDDKSGMFFFTSSKDKVIVTRTIEKSDNVIPASNSLMAHNLFRLSFYFDNPKYYETSSTMLNNVRQEFEDYGYSHANWLNLMLNFTRPFYEIAISGKNAIQNARQINTHYLPNVMITGSTTESDLPLLRNRYIKDKTLLYVCVENTCKLPFENVDLVLKEVNK, from the coding sequence ATGTACACTAATGACCTTATTAACGAAACCAGCCCTTATCTTTTACAGCATGCACACAATCCTGTAAACTGGAAACCATGGAATGATGACACACTCTTACTCGCACAAAACGAGAATAAGCTGATACTTATAAGTGTGGGCTACGCTGCCTGCCACTGGTGTCATGTAATGGAAAAAGAAACTTTTGAGAATGAGGAAGCTGCAGGGGTAATGAACAATTTTTTTATTAATATTAAGGTAGACAGGGAAGAAAGACCGGATGTAGATCAAATTTACATGAATGCCGTACAGATAATGACAGGTACAGGAGGATGGCCAATGAACGTAATCGCGTTACCGGACGGGAGGCCATTTTGGGGCGGGACTTATTTTAAAAAAGAAAAGTGGATAGATATATTAAAACAGATTTCAGAAATTTATAAAAAAGACCCGGAAAAAATTATTGAATATGCAAATAACCTGGAACAGGGATTAAAAAGAATAAGCCTGGCAGAAAAAAATAATACTGAAAATGATTTTAGCATTGAAGAAATTGAAAATTCAGTAAATAACTGGTCTCAATATTTTGATTATAACTACGGAGGAAATAACAGGGCTCCAAAATTTATGATGCCTGTTACATTAGATTTCTTATTGAAATATTCACATGCAACTAAAAATGAAAATATCTCAGCGTATGTTTTTAACACCCTGACTAAAATTGCCTTTGGAGGTGTTTATGATCATATAGGCGGAGGATTTGCCCGCTATTCGATCGATATTAAATGGCATGTTCCTCATTTTGAAAAAATGCTCTATGACAATGCACAATTAGTGAGTGTATATAGTAAAGCCTATTCCCTCTCAAAAAATACCCTATACAAAACTATAGTAAAAGAAACCCTGGAGTTTGTTGAAAGAGAATTAATGAGTGATAATTACATTTTCTATTCTTCCCTTGATGCCGATAGTTTAACTCTCAAAAACGAATTAAAAGAAGGAGCCTTTTATGTTTGGAAGAAAGATGAACTCAAAAATCTTCTGGGAAAAAATTACAATTTATTTAAAGTTTATTATAATATAAACGACTTCGGGTACTGGGAAGAGAATAATTATGTTTTAATACGAAATAAAACAGAGGAAGAACTTGCCACCGAACACGCTCTTCCGGTACAAGAATTGCAAGCTATAATCAGTGAATGTAAATCAATACTTTTTAAAGAACGTTTAAAAAGAAGCAAACCGGGACTTGATGATAAATCTCTTACTTCATGGAATGCTTTAATGCTAAAAGGATACCTTGATGCTTACAAAGCTTTTGCCGATGAACGTTATCTTGAAATAGCTCTCAAAAATGCTGATTTCATAATACGCAAGCAAATAAAAGAAAATGGAGGCCTCTTACATAATTATAAAAAAGGAAAAAGTACAATCAATGGGTTTCTTGAAGATTACTCAACGGTTATTGATGCTTTTATAACCTTACACGAAGCAACCCTCGATGAAAAATGGCTAAAATTAGCCAAAAACCTTACAAATTATTGTTTTGACTATTTTTTTGATGATAAAAGCGGCATGTTCTTTTTTACCTCTTCAAAAGATAAGGTGATAGTTACCAGAACCATTGAAAAAAGCGACAATGTAATTCCGGCTTCAAACTCACTCATGGCACATAATTTATTCAGGCTTTCATTTTATTTTGATAACCCAAAATATTATGAAACTTCCAGTACTATGCTGAATAATGTGAGGCAGGAATTTGAAGATTACGGATACAGCCATGCCAACTGGTTAAACCTGATGCTAAATTTTACACGGCCTTTTTATGAAATAGCCATAAGCGGCAAAAATGCTATACAAAATGCCCGACAAATTAATACACATTACCTGCCGAATGTAATGATTACGGGAAGCACCACTGAATCTGACTTACCTTTACTAAGAAACCGCTACATTAAAGACAAAACACTTTTGTATGTTTGTGTTGAAAACACCTGCAAATTGCCTTTTGAAAATGTTGATTTGGTTTTGAAAGAAGTTAACAAATAA
- a CDS encoding mechanosensitive ion channel family protein — protein MDIETWINKGIESAMLYGPKIIMAIIIWIIGFWLINKLMKRVAYLMEKRDYDPSLRKFLVSLLNWSLKILIILAILGTIGVQTTSLAAIIAAAGLAIGMALQGSLANFAGGVLIIIFKPFKVGDFIEAQGVSGTVKTIDIFTTTLNTFGNQLAIIPNGKLSNENIINYSAENTRRDNIITGISYDSDIKKAKNILLDIVNNYDKVLKTPAPEVYVNELADSSVNLSLRYWATNQDFWNCHFYTIEEIKARFDKEGIEIPYPHQVEIQKTI, from the coding sequence ATGGATATAGAAACATGGATTAATAAAGGAATAGAATCAGCAATGTTATACGGACCAAAAATTATCATGGCTATTATTATATGGATAATAGGTTTTTGGCTCATTAACAAACTTATGAAAAGAGTGGCGTATTTAATGGAAAAACGTGATTACGACCCTAGCTTGAGGAAATTTCTTGTAAGCCTGCTTAATTGGTCTTTGAAAATTCTGATTATTTTGGCTATTTTAGGTACTATAGGCGTTCAAACCACATCTTTGGCTGCTATTATAGCTGCTGCCGGTTTAGCCATTGGAATGGCCTTACAGGGATCGTTGGCAAATTTCGCAGGGGGCGTTTTAATAATTATTTTCAAACCTTTTAAGGTAGGGGATTTTATTGAAGCCCAGGGAGTTTCCGGAACAGTAAAAACCATAGATATATTTACAACTACCTTAAATACTTTTGGCAATCAATTAGCAATAATACCCAACGGAAAACTATCTAATGAAAACATTATTAATTATAGCGCCGAAAATACAAGAAGGGACAACATTATCACCGGGATAAGTTATGACTCTGATATAAAAAAAGCTAAAAATATATTGTTGGATATAGTTAATAACTATGATAAAGTTTTAAAAACTCCTGCTCCGGAGGTATATGTAAACGAATTAGCCGATAGTTCTGTAAACCTATCGCTCAGATATTGGGCAACAAACCAGGATTTCTGGAATTGTCATTTTTATACCATTGAAGAAATTAAGGCCAGGTTTGATAAGGAAGGCATTGAAATACCTTATCCTCATCAGGTCGAAATTCAAAAGACTATTTAG
- the tsaB gene encoding tRNA (adenosine(37)-N6)-threonylcarbamoyltransferase complex dimerization subunit type 1 TsaB: MAVILNLETSTTNCSVSIGKDGNVIALREVNNKNYTHSENLHVFIQEVLEKANISVNNLEAIAVSKGPGSYTGLRIGVSAAKGLCYALNKPLISVATLQVLAQQLTIDEGSIISLLDARRMEVYSAVFDKNYNEIRKTNAEIITESSFVDFLEKEKVYFIGPGAEKCKDIIKHSNAVFPEITHVPSAREMAALAELKYKKSDFEDVAYFEPYYLKDFVTVTPGKKTK, encoded by the coding sequence ATGGCTGTAATTTTAAATCTGGAAACATCAACGACAAACTGCTCTGTAAGTATTGGCAAGGATGGAAATGTGATTGCCCTTAGAGAGGTCAATAATAAAAATTATACACATTCTGAAAACCTGCATGTTTTTATACAGGAAGTTTTAGAAAAAGCCAATATATCAGTTAATAATCTGGAGGCTATTGCCGTAAGTAAAGGTCCCGGTTCTTATACCGGGCTTAGAATTGGTGTATCTGCTGCTAAAGGATTATGCTATGCCTTAAATAAACCTTTAATATCGGTTGCTACTTTACAAGTGTTGGCACAGCAACTGACTATAGATGAAGGTAGCATAATTTCTCTGCTGGATGCAAGAAGAATGGAAGTATATTCGGCTGTTTTTGATAAAAATTATAATGAAATAAGAAAAACAAATGCCGAGATAATTACAGAAAGCTCTTTTGTTGATTTTCTGGAAAAAGAAAAGGTGTATTTTATAGGACCAGGAGCCGAAAAATGTAAAGATATTATCAAACATTCCAACGCAGTTTTCCCTGAGATTACTCATGTGCCATCTGCCAGGGAAATGGCAGCTTTAGCAGAACTGAAATACAAAAAAAGTGACTTTGAGGATGTCGCTTATTTTGAACCTTATTATTTAAAAGATTTTGTTACAGTAACGCCTGGTAAAAAAACTAAATAG